One genomic window of Deinococcus sp. QL22 includes the following:
- a CDS encoding GTPase domain-containing protein, whose product MWWFLVFPVVKLIIGVVDAVASEATPTAPTKPSTSDFNSGIEVETILTSNLCRLQTELRNSSLRKIAFIGQPGAGKSTALDNLTDECLQPRPGIGVSTDMTDWSVERDVTLYSSFKDFIFVDAPGYGTIRHPTDTYLRLFPFDLFDEIFVFLNGKLLDSDERLVQYARNQKRKITVVQTHAHRFSVLEQEIRHHDLRARLGVEDHQILYLENRTGSGIAELKSAVFGHGAANSV is encoded by the coding sequence ATGTGGTGGTTCCTCGTCTTTCCTGTGGTTAAGCTCATTATTGGTGTCGTGGACGCGGTAGCAAGTGAAGCAACGCCAACTGCACCAACCAAGCCATCAACTTCTGACTTCAACTCAGGAATTGAAGTGGAAACGATACTGACAAGTAATCTGTGCCGTCTGCAGACTGAGCTTCGTAACTCATCGCTCCGCAAAATCGCCTTCATAGGTCAACCTGGTGCAGGGAAGTCCACTGCCCTAGATAATCTGACGGACGAATGCCTGCAGCCCAGGCCAGGTATTGGTGTCAGCACAGATATGACGGATTGGTCTGTAGAACGAGACGTGACCCTCTACTCATCATTCAAAGACTTTATTTTCGTGGATGCACCTGGATACGGCACAATACGGCATCCGACTGACACCTACCTCAGGCTCTTTCCCTTCGACCTGTTCGATGAAATCTTTGTTTTCTTGAACGGTAAGCTGCTGGATTCTGACGAGCGGCTTGTTCAATACGCCAGAAATCAGAAGCGGAAAATCACGGTTGTCCAAACACATGCACACAGGTTCAGCGTCTTAGAGCAGGAGATACGGCATCACGATCTGCGTGCACGACTCGGCGTAGAAGATCACCAGATTCTATACCTCGAGAACAGGACTGGGAGTGGAATTGCTGAGCTCAAGAGTGCTGTGTTTGGACATGGCGCTGCCAACTCGGTCTAA
- the pglZ gene encoding BREX-1 system phosphatase PglZ type B — protein sequence MTTVLDALERALLAAGGHQRGEVLAPNCILWPDPAGEWQEAAALLRQRRSLLTLGHYDPARLTGPAIWIRTVLDRQPVLPEPTIVYLLGLGRDDLRGEVASEGVRPLVDLQFRGAVFLGPRKKAWSVASFFKEAKDLRIDVADSARPALVGHLGTLLGQPISELRARAPLTLPALSRLAFPDLPGQLLTWLSDPQLVLPQALVEAFGSEYGLEVSEGVAVAATRLTTRQGALGGIWERYAANPDLYPGVRTALTTAGPAAGATWTAEQAEVWPQSNSAAEQALRTALQALQDQPAVAVRAGLLELDQQHAFRRVSVWGRLGESPLACALQHLAHLTTLSAVPLIGDTAPELAAAYAAGGYRTDQEAMGALGAVQADADLELVGGVLRIPYLEWLTRVNERFAAVTLAANSLPKPTSSSWQSVPGLAVIFVDGLRFDVAASLAKQLAPHSAQLSWQFSALPSITATAKPAAAPVAGALDVLSGEKLTLGHLGRSLNAALLRDLLTQRGFKAVRIPVKGDSGGAVWMETGNLDSLGHGQGVGLAGLLPAEVRRLRDRVQGFLDAGFQEVRIITDHGWLLMPGGLPKAELPGPLTLFKKGRCAVLKVLNASSYPSLPWTWDADVQITLAPGVHSFEAGEVYTHGGLSLQECVIPVLTVRAQGGVMPVEFESVRWTGNRCRVKVSGGAGLTLDLRRRANDAGSSLLTAAKEVGADGNVSLLVAGDDTDGTAAVLVALQENKPIRQKPVTVGENA from the coding sequence ATGACGACAGTTCTGGACGCCCTTGAACGTGCCCTGCTCGCAGCGGGTGGGCATCAGCGGGGCGAAGTGCTCGCGCCCAATTGCATTTTGTGGCCTGATCCGGCGGGCGAATGGCAGGAAGCGGCGGCCCTGCTGAGACAGCGCCGATCCTTGTTGACGCTGGGCCACTACGATCCAGCCCGCCTCACCGGGCCAGCCATCTGGATTCGCACGGTGTTGGACAGGCAACCTGTCTTGCCTGAACCGACCATCGTGTATCTGCTGGGTCTGGGCCGAGACGACCTGCGCGGCGAGGTGGCCTCTGAGGGCGTCAGACCTCTGGTTGACCTGCAGTTCCGTGGCGCAGTGTTCCTGGGGCCAAGGAAAAAGGCCTGGTCTGTCGCGTCGTTTTTTAAGGAGGCCAAAGACCTCCGAATAGACGTGGCGGACAGTGCGCGCCCTGCATTGGTGGGCCATCTGGGAACCTTGCTGGGGCAACCCATCAGCGAGTTGAGAGCGCGGGCGCCCCTGACCTTACCTGCCCTGAGTCGGTTGGCCTTTCCTGACCTGCCGGGCCAACTGCTGACCTGGCTGTCTGATCCCCAGCTGGTTTTGCCACAAGCCCTCGTGGAAGCCTTCGGGTCGGAGTACGGTCTGGAGGTGTCTGAGGGCGTCGCGGTAGCGGCTACGCGGCTTACGACGCGCCAGGGGGCTCTGGGCGGTATCTGGGAACGGTATGCAGCGAATCCCGACCTGTACCCCGGCGTTCGAACCGCTCTAACGACCGCAGGCCCGGCAGCGGGCGCAACTTGGACGGCGGAGCAAGCTGAGGTGTGGCCGCAAAGCAATTCGGCTGCAGAGCAGGCCCTGCGGACAGCGTTGCAGGCTTTGCAAGACCAGCCTGCAGTGGCTGTGCGGGCCGGTCTGTTGGAGTTGGATCAGCAGCACGCTTTCCGGCGCGTCAGCGTCTGGGGGAGGTTGGGGGAGTCGCCCCTGGCCTGTGCCCTGCAGCATTTGGCCCACCTCACCACCCTGTCGGCAGTCCCGCTGATCGGCGACACGGCGCCGGAGTTGGCCGCCGCCTATGCCGCTGGCGGTTACCGCACGGATCAAGAGGCTATGGGCGCGCTCGGGGCCGTGCAGGCCGACGCAGACCTTGAGTTGGTAGGGGGCGTGCTACGGATCCCTTATCTGGAGTGGCTGACCCGAGTGAACGAGCGGTTTGCCGCCGTCACGTTGGCCGCAAACAGCCTGCCAAAACCTACATCGTCCTCTTGGCAATCTGTCCCCGGACTGGCGGTTATTTTTGTCGACGGCTTGCGGTTTGATGTGGCGGCCTCGCTGGCAAAACAGCTTGCTCCCCACTCGGCCCAGTTGTCGTGGCAATTTTCTGCCCTGCCTTCGATCACCGCGACCGCCAAGCCTGCCGCCGCGCCCGTTGCAGGTGCTCTGGACGTGCTGAGCGGCGAGAAGCTCACTCTGGGGCACTTGGGCCGCAGCCTGAATGCTGCGCTGCTGCGCGACCTCTTGACGCAGCGCGGCTTCAAGGCCGTGCGCATCCCAGTCAAAGGCGATTCGGGCGGGGCCGTCTGGATGGAGACCGGTAACTTGGACAGTCTTGGGCACGGTCAGGGTGTGGGGCTTGCCGGACTCTTGCCCGCCGAGGTAAGACGCCTCCGAGACCGGGTGCAGGGCTTCCTCGACGCCGGATTTCAGGAGGTACGGATCATCACCGACCACGGTTGGCTCCTGATGCCGGGGGGCCTCCCCAAAGCAGAGCTTCCGGGGCCCCTGACGTTGTTTAAAAAAGGCCGCTGTGCTGTCCTCAAAGTGCTGAACGCCAGTTCGTATCCTTCCCTGCCGTGGACGTGGGATGCGGACGTGCAGATCACGCTGGCTCCCGGTGTGCATTCCTTTGAGGCGGGCGAGGTGTACACGCACGGCGGCCTGAGCCTGCAGGAGTGCGTCATTCCGGTGCTGACGGTGCGGGCGCAGGGCGGGGTCATGCCTGTAGAGTTCGAGTCGGTGCGCTGGACGGGCAACCGCTGCCGGGTCAAGGTCAGCGGTGGAGCGGGCCTGACTCTGGATCTGCGCCGCCGGGCCAACGACGCAGGCAGTTCGCTCCTGACGGCAGCGAAAGAGGTGGGCGCAGACGGTAACGTGTCCCTGTTGGTCGCAGGCGATGACACGGACGGCACGGCCGCTGTTCTGGTGGCCCTTCAAGAGAACAAGCCCATCCGGCAAAAACCCGTCACGGTGGGAGAAAACGCATGA
- a CDS encoding GTPase, whose translation MNLEDEAAQLRQDLEEADRAEVRVAVFGQPGAGKSSLVNAILGVDEAVVGVHTDTTTGMSSHSTATVPGVEFCDLPGYGTARFPKETYFKEFKVDSFDVYLCVSSGKIVQSDAEFFRYLITHSQPCVFVVNQHDQLWQKGKTTEQLEEEKIADIQKQVGLGIRVIFTSCRPDRDDNLKGIDEVKDAVLALLDDVKADRWRRSMQAKTEASLEAKKAASKRRVLKASMLAVVNGALNIIPGLDIAVDMTVIRNMYKEIRRDYGLTEKDLDGLGDYGGSEAEFLQALLRAAFKAAGTTAAFKIPLKFVPIVGNIVSGTLSLGACVTSGNAYVDACHDLASKRLTERLRR comes from the coding sequence ATGAACTTAGAAGACGAAGCGGCACAACTCCGACAAGACCTTGAAGAGGCGGATCGGGCAGAGGTTCGGGTCGCTGTATTCGGCCAGCCTGGCGCCGGGAAATCATCTCTCGTTAACGCCATCCTTGGAGTAGATGAAGCGGTGGTTGGGGTGCATACAGATACCACGACAGGAATGAGTAGCCACTCTACCGCTACTGTTCCTGGCGTGGAGTTCTGTGACCTTCCCGGATATGGTACGGCGCGCTTTCCAAAAGAAACGTATTTCAAAGAATTTAAAGTGGATTCCTTTGATGTGTACCTTTGTGTTAGCAGTGGGAAGATCGTTCAATCAGATGCGGAATTCTTTCGTTATCTTATAACCCACAGCCAGCCGTGCGTGTTCGTAGTTAACCAACACGATCAACTCTGGCAGAAAGGGAAAACCACAGAGCAACTTGAAGAAGAGAAAATTGCTGATATCCAGAAACAGGTTGGTCTTGGTATACGGGTCATTTTCACGAGCTGCCGTCCAGATCGTGATGACAATCTGAAGGGAATAGACGAAGTGAAGGATGCCGTGCTTGCGCTTCTGGATGATGTGAAAGCTGATCGTTGGCGACGATCAATGCAGGCGAAGACAGAGGCTTCGCTGGAAGCCAAAAAGGCAGCTAGCAAGCGTCGTGTCTTGAAAGCCTCCATGCTTGCAGTTGTGAACGGAGCACTAAACATTATTCCTGGCCTTGATATTGCTGTTGACATGACCGTCATTCGCAATATGTACAAGGAGATACGGCGGGATTACGGTTTGACAGAAAAAGATTTAGATGGACTGGGTGACTACGGGGGATCAGAAGCGGAATTTCTTCAGGCTCTTCTGAGGGCTGCCTTCAAAGCTGCAGGAACGACGGCAGCATTCAAAATTCCGTTGAAATTTGTTCCGATTGTTGGGAATATTGTCAGTGGTACTCTGTCATTGGGTGCATGTGTCACATCCGGCAACGCTTACGTTGATGCCTGTCATGATCTGGCTTCCAAGAGACTCACTGAACGCCTGAGACGCTGA